One Drosophila willistoni isolate 14030-0811.24 chromosome XL unlocalized genomic scaffold, UCI_dwil_1.1 Seg142, whole genome shotgun sequence genomic window, TACTGGGCGTGGGAGTGGGCGTTGAATTGCTGCTCGATGATGTTGACGAGTTACTGCCCTCCACTACATCGGCACGCTTGACggcaccaacaacaaccacgGAATTGATTGCAGCAACAGCGCCAGCTGATCCAGCCGGCCGTCGCTTCAGTGTGCCACTGCCATTGCTTTCCTGCGATTTGCGACGACTATGTCGGCGAGTCAGTGTGCCACTTCTTTCCGGTGAACTGGCCAAATCGCCGCCAGAACTCTCACAAATCGTTATCTCGCCCACCTCCTTCAATTGGCGGGTCATTGTGGTTAATGGGAGATTCGGTTTCATCGACGGTTTCCGTTTGATGGTTCCCGTAGTGAATTCGGAATCGAATCCATTATTATCATCGGACAGGCAGCcactggagctggagctggaggcACGGGATGTGCGGCCACTAGTCGAATTGGACATGCTACTTATGGCCGATGAAACGCTTCCACACTGCGATGGCACCGCTGACGAAATGCTACTAATCGACTCGCTACGCATCGAGGAGGCGAAACTCGACTGTGAGACACCATCGCCCAGACAGAGATCCTCCAGCAAAAGTTTGTAATTATGCCACAATTGTTTGCCGTATTTGCATATCCGAATTGCCGTCAACCAACGATCCAAAGTGGCCAGATCTTCGGCACATAACATTTTCAGCGAACGACACGATTTGCCCAGCGATGAATCCACCGCTGAtttaaaaccaaatgtatAATCTGTCGGTGATTTCCATTTCTTGCGCCATCCAAGACCCGTATAGACATTATGGCCATTGAACAGGGTTAGGCAGGCCAAGTCGCGAGTATTTTTGGTCTTCTCCTTAGGGAAGTAATATAGACCCGAGGACCGTAAGACAAAATGATAGCGTTTCCAGCCCTTTTTCGGATCTGCCTTCATATACAGTGGTCCATCCAATTGCAGTTGGGCATGCGGTGATTCAAAGAACTCTTCGAGAAGCATATGACGTGTCTGCTCATCATGCTGACAGCCTGGTGCCATCTGCGGACCCGGTAAATACATTTCGGGTTTGGCAAACAATGCCACCTTATCCTGACGCTGCTGGAAGAGCACACGGTTACCAGCATCTGAATTCCATGTCATTAGATTATCTACCAGCAATTCATGATCCTCGAAAAGGCGCTCTAGAAGGAAAACAAATTAGTTTCATCGTTCAGTTCTCATGATTTCGCCCCATTAAATCTTACCCATTTGTAGATCACCCAATTGCTCAACTAGAGACCAGTTGGGTTGCATTAGGACATGATTTTTATCGGCCAATAGACGGGTCACATGACCGCATACCATGCGTTCATCCACTAGCAGCGACTTGGATGCTCCATCGGCGGTAAAGGCTTTCACAAAGAGTCGTCGTATGGAGGCGCTTTCCAACTTTTGCAATGCCAATTGAATTTTAGCCGCTTTCGATATGCAATTGGAGGATGAGCCCCCATCCCCGCCCACCAATTGCCCTTGTAAATGATGATGTTGCACTTGTCGTAGCTTTTGAGCTGCCGCCGCAGCGGCCgcctgctgttgttgttgcaattgctgttgctgtgaCGATGTATTGGATGAGGCAGATGACTCGCTTGACAGCAGGGAAACCGTATCACTGAATGCCGAATCATTGTCCGGTGATTCAGTGCGTGGCTCTCGTGGTGACACCACGCCCATTGTAATACCCATAGTCATAGTGGTTGTTCCTACATTACCCGAGGGATGCATAATGAGTGATCCGGATCCGATTGTAGTAGCGTTGgttgtgctgctgctgttgctggtaaTTATGGAACCGGCAACAGCACCATTTTCCGAAATTCCCGAGGATGAGCAAGTGCTGACATCACCTGAAATGCTGCTATTCGTTCTCGAATGGGAACGCGAAGAGGCAGCCGAACCCGAGGCCGAACCAGAGCCAGAGGAGTGGACAGGCGGCGGTTGGGCAACATTAGGATTACAGCCAGGACTCGGTGGGACgcctgctgatgctgctgtcACCACGCCTGGCAGAAAGGATGCTTCACCATATTTTATTTGGGCCTCCAGCAGGGTTAGCTCTCCCAATATCTGATCCAATTCGGATTCTTGTGTATCCTCTAGATTAGCCATAGAAATGCGATAAGTATGGGATTTTGTATCCGCCTGGGATGTCTTTAGGGGACGATCACTGTATTTGCGCAATTTGACGGCGCCAGCACCGTAATTAGAGCAATCAATACCAACTGCACCACCAACTCCTACTCCCACACCTCCTCCAACTGCTGCGCCTCCTTCTCCAACGCTGGCACCTCCTCCGCTGCCAGCAACCAAAATTCCCGCAAGATTTatctaaaaatattataaatttaaaaagaaaaattattagtTAATAGCTTGGAAATCAATAAACGATCCTAACatgtcttcttcttctgctttaACATGGGGGACATTTGCTCataattgtttgcaaaaatCATAACTTCACTCAATTTTATTCTGAATAATCTTAATTATAAGCAATAGAGAGAAATAATGTATAGGCAGTTTATCAATGTCGATATTTTTGTTCTACTATTTTTCGATccaacaaaataaacattatAGTCATGCAGTTGCATTTACTTTTTCAGTTATTTCTTCAAATCGGTCAAGCTATATCATCAATGAGCTGAACAACTATTGCACTTGCAGCGCACAATCTTTTCATTTTAATCTACGTCAAAAACAAAGCGCAAGCAACAGGTGTATGCAGAATCGATAGAGCTTCGTTTTTTTGTTCGCCCTTTTTTTCGCAATTGattaagaaaatgaaaaattagtaATAATTACAAAGAGAATAAAAAGCGATATAATCAACATTAACAGAGACCCATTCACTTTTGGTACGTGCCGATGGACGTGTGGCGGATTAGCCCCCTCCCTACCCCCTACCCATCCGGACTGGGCAATTGCGTTTGCGATTACAGCTTGTCACCCCCTTTCTCCCCGCCACACTTTTAAAATCTTAATTTTTCTCTATCGCTCGCatttttttgtctctctctctctctctctttccgtTTATTTCTCTTTATGATATAATTACTAATGCCATCATGTGTGCTGGCTTAGCCGATAAAACTAGCCACTTCTCCCCtcaaatacacatacacacacacacatagacacacacagagacacttCGGTTGAGGCATTTGGCGTCTTTCCAAGATTAAAGACTGGGCAGCAATCCAGTCAAAGTCAGTCGTAGGAGCTTTAGCTTTTGGCAAGTGTTAAGTAATTTTCCAAGACATAAGTCACGTACTAACGACATAACGACGACATCCGAGAATCTCCTGAGACAAACGCAGAGACTGCAATTGTTGTAGTTGAGTTGAGAGAAAAGGCAACAACCGACAGACAGCAACTGACAACACAATGGGCATAAAAGCGGATGCAGGCAGGCTGGCTGGCTGCTATTCATTCAGTgtttgcagcagcagctgatGTTGATCGTATCTACAATATGAATATTCCTCGTATTACCTATCCCTTTTTATCATTTCCCCTTTGCTCTGTCAAATTTCGTCATTATACTTAAGGCAATCTTTTAACTATTACCTTTTTCATGTTGTGAACTTAAAACCATAGAACGATTTCGTATTATCGGGGGGCTCATTTTATTAGATTAAGAATTTGTCAAAATTATCGAATCAATTCACAAGTTGGGGGTTATAAAGAGATGACCAGGTCTTCAGACCCCCAAGATTACTATGTACAGCTGTGTTCACAAAAATAGTAGCACATATGCCATgctaattttttatgttttagcTCCCttcaaaaccaaaatttgttttaattttaacttGTTTATAAATGAGAATTCTAAATTAATATGAATtctattcatatatatatatatccacttTCAAATCAGAGAACATCTGAATGAGTCAGAGTATTGGGAAGtcttttttacattttgaaggACAGCAGCAATAATTAATGGTGGATGATGGCCCTTTGCGCCCTCTTATTACCCACACTATCAGTCCTTGTGCAATGCACCACGACggccaccaacaacaacagcagcagcaacatcggCAACAGCGGCAACATCAGCGGCGGCAACTGATTAGAGTCAAAAGGAAGGTTAAACGAGGCCATTCTactaaattatatatatagtgGGGAGGAAATATCATCTCATTGCCGTTGTTTggaatattcaaaaatatgcGTTGATTTATGGATACGACTACAACAACAcacatttttgtattattacaAGTGATTTCTTGTGGAAATTCTACCTCAATTCATCTCTCTATCcccctctatctctctctctctctcgttgagtgtgtgtgttcattTTGTCACAAAGTTCAATGACAgttataacaacaacaacaattctaATTGAGTTGCATTGACAAACAGTAGACCAAAATCCACTAAATGGTGGTAAAAGAGGAAGAGAAAGATGACGATGATTAAAGGGAGGTGAGCGCAGAGGTGGGGAAAGGGCGCCATACACACGTTGGAAAAACGACCACCAACCGCACAGACACAGAAAGAGAAGTTCTACAGCATTTAAAGATTTGTTTGCAGTTAGTTTACGAGTTGTTTATATTGTGTCTTTGGCTATTTGTCCAGGTCTAGGGTCCACCAGTCGGTTACCCGTTGTTGGTCTTTGGTCATGGTTTCCCTCCAtccctgtctctctctctctctcttgctttCTCTGTGGGATTGCAACAGCATCTTGATTCACAGTCTCGCAACAAAGTGCCATGTATAATATTTTGTGTACATACAATTCTTTTTTACCACTCTATCTTTGGAATTTTAAAAGTTGTTGTCCATCAGTAGAGAAATAACTACCGTCAGTTTCATTCTATCTCACTCTCTATAcagctctctttctctctacaTAAACTTTGAACCATATTGGATAATTATAGAACTGCTCGACTTTTAGTGGTCCTTTCAGAACAAGTGTGTAGATACTTTTGTGTGGACTCAATTTAATTAGGATCTAAATGAATTAATATAACTTCATTACTTAGTTCAGCTTAGTATTTTGgctttaaagtttaaacataaatatattgTTATAAATTGCCTACTAGCTTTAGCGACTTAACTTAATAAAGTAAGATAATTTACTATCCATATTATTTCCCTAAAAGAAACTCAAAGGTTACTCCTAAGCATAACTATTTGTGAAATAACTACAAAATTCGAAGGGAAAGAAACTAAAAAAGTATTGGATATTAAAGTTACAATGTTGaaagaaataatagaaacaGCAATTACCTTAACCTTAATGATCATAAAATGCAACTTCTTATCTAAATTCTataaaacatacaaaaataatcAATGTATTCCTTGATTTGCCTCCGCTTTTTAAGTCAATTTTGATCAATTTATTTCAAGCTAAACACATTTCATGTATGGGAACTTTCGTTAATTAAATGATCTTCCAATTGTGGGAAAAAAAGGGGGTCCAAGTAAATCTCACCTTTGGGAAGAGGGGTAAAAATCTGCTCATAGATTTCCCCCATTTGGGTTTAatgaacaaataaaaatttgcaacTTTAAAAGTAAGATATATAAACCTTTTGATCAAAccaattgaaaagtttttattttttgttatttatcaAATAATCGATTGAGGACTTTGATGATTTTGGCCCCGATGGCGCCTACTAAACTTAACTTAATTCAAGTTTTTCTCAcaagatttttgtttattttttttatttggtttagGAAAACAGAATACAACACAATATTCagatttctttctttatatCTTGTACAAAAATGtggaaacttaaaaatttgttcacAATAAAATAGATCTTAATCTTCATATTCAGAGTGTTTAGCTTCTCTAGTTGCAGTCTAATCTCTTATATTTGACTCGATAGAGTCACACTTGAATTCTGAATATATTAACGTTTGTATATAGTTCAATTATTGTTAGTTGTCAGTTGTCGTCGTGGTTCACCTTCAAAGATTTCAACTTGATGAATGTTAATTGTtgatgtatatatatgcaaattGCCATTTAGCATTCAAAATACTTAATTATAGTATGTCTCTTGTAGTAGACATTTGTGTAACATAGCATTAAACAAAACGACTTGGCTAAAAGGCGGAAAAATATAAGTAGGTATATGTTGCTCTAAATATGACCTAACCCAACCAACACTGAAGGAACTAAACCTTTATCTTATCTGGAAGCACTACTAGCTACTACTTACACTTATCTAAACCCTAACATGACCTACTCAACTGAATAACCGAGTTTTGCTTGCATgttgtataaacatattccCTCTACGCGAATGAGGGATACTGAGGGAACTTTTAAGCTAATTGAAGTAGTTGGGGAGTCTTTCGAGCTTAATTACATTTACTTCATGGTCATAATCGTAATAACAATTTCAACAATTAAGCAAAAAGCGACCAAAGGAAAGGAAAAACTAACACAAACTAGACTAACACTAAAACTTCTAACTTCTTCTTCTAATGACGTCAGGGTTTGGTGGTttcgttttctgttttcttctGGGAATGAGTCCTACTACTACTAAACGCAACATGTCCGCCCATTTATACCTTTTTACTCATTTCATTTAAGgcatcaaaaaaataaataaatatatatgtatataaatattttcatgtTTGTGGACATTTAAAGCAACTTCCGCAGTCGattaataaaactaaacaaCGTGTCGCGCAAGTGCCGAAAACTTTCATgcagagtaagagagagagagggaaagaaaCCTAAACTAAtacattaaattaattttttgatgGCACAcagtacaacaacaacaacaacaacaacaacaacaacaaacaacacgCCATGGGGCCCTTAAAAAGCGTATACTTTGGTGTTCCTTTTGGCAAATTTGTCGCTCATAAAACTTTTGCGCAGATGGAATACGAAACGAacgatatatatgtatgtatatatatacaaaaaatgatAACCCTCCCGTCCGACCATCAAAAAAGATTcactattgttgttgttgctggttcGTTAAACAATCTAATTGGACTTGGTCGGTCTTGCGATTCTTTTTCAAGGCACACTACTCTACGCTACTCCATGCGATGCAATATAAGTAAGATGGAAGGTCGCGAATGAAaaaaactacatacatatatggaaagGAAGTGACTGATAAGAATCCGTCTCAGACCATACTTAATGTCTAATTATAAtactttaattatttttataaatatagatttatatagCATCAACTATAAAACAGAATATCaatgataaaaaaaagaacatcCAGTTTTTTGTCTTTCGAAATAAATTCCATTAAAAAGCTGGCGATTTGAAATGGAAATTAGTATGTACATGTCTTCACGTTATCGATGTACGAAAAAAAAGTATCCCGTTCCATTTGATCATGAGGGTGCAAGGGAGAGGGAACTACAGACAAACTCGTAGTCTCTTTGGCTAATACAAATCCACCTAACACTGACACAAACGGAATAACACTATTatgtaatttaaaaacttttgataGAATTAACTATAAACGATTCAAATATTACTAAAAAGTTCATAAAAATCACCCAAACTTATTGGCATCCTTCGAAACTTATTGGCATCCTTTTCAATACATTTGGCGGAATCGGCTTAAAACTTAACCGAACGAAAAATCATCGTTTATTAAATGCTTTGCCAAATAGATGGGCTTGATCGATCAGGAAATACTCTTCTGTTATGGTAATAATTCTCGTTAACTTATTTTAGAAACTCAATCAAGACTCAGGAAACAATTATAAGAACTTCTTCAcagtatgtaaatatatttaacaagTGTTTTTCATTTGATCAAACTTCGAATCATTAAACTCATTAAATCAACCAAAAACATCtgctatacatatacatacggGGAATGAAAGAAATCTGCAACGCCATTTTAAAGATTACCCATTCCACAGACAACAAACATACACAAAGTGGAATGGAGTGGAAGACGTTTCCTTATTTCCTTAAGGACcgacgttgttgttgctgttcgtTGGCTCGTGCAGCCGGCAAACGACGCGTGTCCTTAACAGgcagacagacacacacacacacaacaataTAAATCGTATAGGGTCGaggttttgcttttttttgtttttggggttACAAATGCTCATACTCAGAAAgtaagaaaacaaaaggagCTGGCTCTGGCTGGCTACATTTTGCACCTGCCACGGACGAAACGAACACAGCATGTCCAAAATGACGTCGATGGTGACTCACTCCACTCTGATAATAAGATCAAGATAACCAACGTAGCCAACAGATGCGTTTTGAGTACTTTCAAGTTACTCGCTCGCCCTTTCTATCACACTCATAGACTCAGTCTAGAGAGTTAGAGCTCTAGAGAAAAAGGTCGTCATCGGTGGTTGTTGTAGGTGAGTGAGGGCCTTCTCgtttttcagatatttgaAACTTGCAGGTCTCTCTTTAAAATTCAGGGGTTGCTTCTTGCTTGAAAAGATCTtctacatcatcatcatcaatcaCTTGTTGATACAGTAGTCGAGAACTGAAGGGGGAAAGCAAACCCAAAAGGTTCAACCATTTCTTACAAGCATTATAAATCATACAGAAACATATGATTAGTTTATGTACGTACGTACTTACTTTCCGCTTTTCCCTTTCTCCTTCCTCTTTACACTTGatttttgacaaatttataTTGCATCTCAATTCAATTGGGAAATGGAAggccgagagagagagagagagagagacactaAAATGAATGTTTCaaatttccaaatttttaaagaCTTTTTATTAGACCCAAGGGtcaaagtttttcaattgatGTCAACTTTGTTTTTCTACCTGATATTTTCCCCTCCTCTGGCCTTATAGATCCTGCACTGTCTTAAATACAAAGGTTTTTACTAGAGATAAAGCATTCCCAATGAAAATCATGTCAAATATCTAAATGATATTTCAAAGGAAAcactaaaataaaaatcagaaaaaaaaattcctttGAAGAATCATTTAAAGAAATCCATCATAAATTTTGGgaaatttattttccaattgcCTTTGATCTAATCAATTTGCATTATAATTggtaaaacaatttttaacaaattacTAGTTTGTTACAGTAGTTTTTTTTATGCCCCCGCAGACaattttgtttgctgtttttattttttttattttgtgtgtaCCAATTAGATAGACAAGGAATGCGGAACCGACAAAGatcataaaaaacaaaagaaaattgccatAAAACgattatatagatatattaTATAGAAGCATTGTTTAAATTGTTTGATTTATGTTGCGGGACACTTTAGTCGCCAAGCTAAATGACTGCACTTAATTAGGAAGAAACATTTTGTGATAtaatgcagtttttttttttatttgtgtgaaagacaaattaaaaaaaaaatatcaaagaagctaacttcggctatgccgaagtttatatacccttgcagtatacttggcaataatatttttcctttttgaaatttctttccctgcaactcaattcatcaatacacaaacaaaatattatttctctttttaccacaagtttttcttcttccatcattttctaagcaaagcacggcacgcatacacatacagttcatgtagcgttgcgtctgtgtgtgtatgcgtgtgctctgttgatttgatgatggcagtagtaggcagcaagcagcgctgccggcagcgtttgaaccgatttatattgactgtaacttgtgttctatttatcggatcagattcaaattttgggatctgagattttatatctattactatcatattggtttcatggggatactccaatttttgcaaaaatgtttcttctagagctatatgatatagtggtcccgggtaaaaaaaagctcccaaaaaaaatttcatcccgatagctcttaagatggctgagtaaaacgcgtacgcaccgacggacagacggacagacggtcagacggacagacggacatggctatatcgacttagcttctcatgctgatcaagaatatatatactttatggggtcggaaacgtctccttctgtgcgttacaaacatctgaccaattttataataccctctgcaagggtataatgaattaagtaagtcgtctcacCGACTTccgtataccatgcaccaagtaaaacaaatattttcaattctttaaaaacaaaagtacCTAAAGTTCTGTTTACATGCTGCTTAGTAAGCATATCTCgctatctctctcactcttacaGCACTGCAGCGCCGCCATCGGGCAAATCCGCATAGATTACATAGTGAAAAACGTTTAGAcgcataacttggctattcTCACTCgaattttattgatatttGTTACATAGCTGGAAATtatagtccgattttaatcgCATTAGGTATAAAATTGCGGGATATAATtagttttctttaaattacatgggcgtggcaatagttttaaaatttaaatacatttaaacACCTTAGATACTTCAAGAGTCTACGTATCAAAATTGGTGACTATTACTCTTATATTCTCCGAGTTCTAGTTGTTCTTACAGGCGGACGGCCGGACGGACGGGCATGACTAGATCGACttggctgttgatcctgatcaagaataaatATACTTTATGGAATTCAAGGAAAAGCTTCGTTCTGCCTGTTTCATACATTTTGTCGATTTTAATATGCCATTTCACACtttgggtgcatggtataaaaagaaacatcgAATGGCTGCGAGAAATTTATATTCAGAGAGTTAGAAGTTaggaatttgaaattttatctAATTTCTCTATTCCTTCAATTAGTTCTCACAGAGTTCAATGCGCTAAATGAGACTCGGAGgcaaatatgtgtgtgtgtgtgtgtgtgtgtgtgtgtgtgtgtgtgtgtgtgtgagtgtgtgtgcgtgtgtgtgcgtgtgtgtgtgtttgtggcaAAATGCAATCTATTAGCAAAATTGGGTCACTGCACGCCCACTTGGTAACACAACTCAGACCCGCTTCGCTCCGATCTGATCCGATTCGAGCCGATCCAAATCCGCATAGCCACAAGCCACCGACACATCCAACAAATGACGAACGCACCGACCCACCGACCGACCGACAGACAGACCACATGCGAGTCAgtcagtttttatttttctatgtttaaatataatttacaaATTGTAACAGACGCCCACAGTAGTGACAAGCACAAGAAACGGAAAACCTGAGAAGGAGATGGTACGAGATGAAGATGACGATGAAGAAGGCAATAGAAAAGAGGGCAGCAGCATTTAAAAGAGGAGAGGagggaaaaaaattgaaaaaccacaaaactaaaaatacaaaaagggaAACTATAAAAATTCTGCGctaattttcgaaaataaacgAAAGCAAAATACTCAATAAAAGATCATATTAAGCCAAAAGAAGACACATGAATAAGTCTTTTCAACTAACCCTATTTCCTTTAGACTTTCCCTAAGTAAAATCACGTATTGGTGCATTAATAAACTAATTTTGACTGATAGATATAGGCAAAAAATTTATTGGATTTAGCGAAAGGATGGTCCAATGAGATGGAAAAGATTCTCAAATATTTCTCATATACACTTATAAGTGTCCTGAAGGACTGCACGTCCTCCACTTATTTCAGTCCCGCACTGAGTAAGGGTATTAATTAAGTCGATTCGAAATGTTTTGATcatctttttttgtttcctttggCAATTGGTTGGTTGGGTTCCCTTCACTTCTCAATATTCTCAGTGTGTTATAACATAAATGTACTGCAGGGTCACCCTATAATGCGGTAGGGTGAGTGACAGTGAGAAGCGGGGGAGGGGAGAAATAATGGAATGGAGAAAAGAGCATGAGAGTATGTAGAACTGAAGCGAAGCAGAACCAACCGATAGGATAGACAGCAGCAGATAgcaacatatacacacatatacatatatacatacatgagTATGTGTGcttgtatgtttgtatgtgtacaTAAATTGACAAGGGCTTGAGGGGGGGAGGACGGAACCAAAGAATTGGAGGGGAAAACGAAACGAGCAGAGTGAAGTGTATTGGTGGAAGGGGGAGGGGAGGGGAACGACGATGCGCGACAAAGCGTTTTCGTGTGAAGCAACAAGCCCCAAGTACATCATTTCGAAATGAATATGGCGACAAAAGAATTTcaaatatgtatgcatgtgtgtgtgtgtgtgtgtgtgcgtgtatgtgtgtgttgtaaATGTAAACCCATGTGTGCGTATGCCGTTCATTACATTTTTCCCCCTACTCCTACTTCTACTCCTCCACTCAATTTTGGTTCCTAAACGGAAACAAGcgataataaaatattttacagtaacaacaacaacaaaagctaagcaaaaacaaaaaaattcaaataagcAGCATAAATATATACAGTCAACGTCGCTGCTAACAGTAGcagcgcagcagcagcacaaaatatacatacatatatggattTTGTCGCATGCAGTTTttcgaaaatgaaatgaaatatgaGGGAAATGAAGTAAAAGAAAGAGAGCAAAAGCAACGAACCATGTAATAAGAGAATCATAAAAAAGTAAAGCACTGAAAATCCAGCATCCCAAACTTTATGTGGAGACAGAGGAACACGACAGCAAATGACAAAAGTTTTGCCcgattttcaaatttttcaatacCCTTGACTTCTGAAtagttaaataaaaacagGGTGACCCATTTAAGAAATGCATATCTAGTTAGCTACAGTGGCGGCAATTAACTTAAGACATACgatttttacttctttctaaatttttttttagcgaCTGTACAAATATTGCAATCGAAGTTGGTCTTATTGTTAATATAAGGAATTTGGTTTCggcagaataaaaaaaaaaagacctatctcaaattgtttaaatttttacatcaactaattgtatttattttttttatttatataattgtaaaaaaaaattaattctagATTACAAATAAGTGTGAGAAAACCAGAGCAACAAAGGCCTTCAGGCTTATGG contains:
- the LOC6644810 gene encoding ras-associated and pleckstrin homology domains-containing protein 1; translated protein: MDCGGLAAQQQLLQQQQQQLHLQQQRLLQQQQQQQQTTLNCLGETTTTTATNINLAGILVAGSGGGASVGEGGAAVGGGVGVGVGGAVGIDCSNYGAGAVKLRKYSDRPLKTSQADTKSHTYRISMANLEDTQESELDQILGELTLLEAQIKYGEASFLPGVVTAASAGVPPSPGCNPNVAQPPPVHSSGSGSASGSAASSRSHSRTNSSISGDVSTCSSSGISENGAVAGSIITSNSSSTTNATTIGSGSLIMHPSGNVGTTTMTMGITMGVVSPREPRTESPDNDSAFSDTVSLLSSESSASSNTSSQQQQLQQQQQAAAAAAAQKLRQVQHHHLQGQLVGGDGGSSSNCISKAAKIQLALQKLESASIRRLFVKAFTADGASKSLLVDERMVCGHVTRLLADKNHVLMQPNWSLVEQLGDLQMERLFEDHELLVDNLMTWNSDAGNRVLFQQRQDKVALFAKPEMYLPGPQMAPGCQHDEQTRHMLLEEFFESPHAQLQLDGPLYMKADPKKGWKRYHFVLRSSGLYYFPKEKTKNTRDLACLTLFNGHNVYTGLGWRKKWKSPTDYTFGFKSAVDSSLGKSCRSLKMLCAEDLATLDRWLTAIRICKYGKQLWHNYKLLLEDLCLGDGVSQSSFASSMRSESISSISSAVPSQCGSVSSAISSMSNSTSGRTSRASSSSSSGCLSDDNNGFDSEFTTGTIKRKPSMKPNLPLTTMTRQLKEVGEITICESSGGDLASSPERSGTLTRRHSRRKSQESNGSGTLKRRPAGSAGAVAAINSVVVVGAVKRADVVEGSNSSTSSSSNSTPTPTPSICAKPPPGLSDAELMCSSTLSLDSLPPPPPPPALVNDEQDVYGSQLSLASLPPPPPPEEVVMMAYTSTGQMPTAAAALPLPPDVHTMLPSTQQQQQQPMMMSLPNSNGSLPPAVPAKPIKPAVKQQGVILKAAPPYKAPPDYVGPGGQLAPPPPPPPVQKKVSFADSPVLLRRKMCSPEPVLPQRNPSTSLSSNSSSSGQFQLYAPGPMLPPRTDLSRLSSNTRQSNGSSCCSSIEVTSPKRLQESASNPPRDFLKDLQRVMRKKWQVAQKCKLEPATTPHEVLGFRDFNNEDLLAAHNLNSGANSSHYYRETANVSHWVQEHYEYAHNALYENVHAQTNGNAVAGAPTAAATPPTPTPMAPVASPPPHLGPIMPQLIPTNEAAAALRKKRPPPPPPKRSDKTHLTNRV